CCTTGAGACGAACGGTACTTTATATAAAGAGCTAAAACAACTTATTAAATATATCGATTTTGTTGCGATGGATTTCAAGCTGCCGTCGTCAACAGCTATGGCGCCGTTATGGCGTTTGCATAAAGAGTTTCTTAAAATAGCGAGTAAAAAGAAGGTATTTGTGAAGGCGGTGGTGACAAATAAGACGCACCTTGCCGATGTCTTGGAAGCCGGCCGCATAATAGAGAAAATAAGCAAGGACATAATATTCATTTTACAGCCGGCAACTCCCGTGAGTACGAGGGATAAGGAAGTGTCGCATAGGAAGCTTAGCGAGTACCGCCATATTTCTGCCGAACGGCTCACTAATGTGCGGGTTATCCCGCAGATGCATAAGATTATGGGGATTAGATGAAAAAATCATCATATGAAGGCCTGCAGAAAGACGTAAGAAAATTTAAGACTCCGGAGATAGAGGTCTGGGACAATAAATACAGCGACAAGGATTACCTTGTCAGAATAGAGACCGATGAATTTACCTGCATCTGCCCTAAGACGGGATTGCCGGATTTTGCTGCGATAAAAGTGGAATATGTCCCCGATGGGTGGTGTATAGAGCTTAAGTCGTTGAAGCTTTATTTCGTATCTT
The genomic region above belongs to Candidatus Omnitrophota bacterium and contains:
- a CDS encoding 7-carboxy-7-deazaguanine synthase QueE, coding for MKKKRSKLKADLIEIFSSIQGEGLFVGYKQIFVRLAGCNLRCVFCDTKTEAKIKGVSPNDVLRKVKYLDRAHGEHHAVSLTGGEPLLHTAFLKELLPKLKRAGFKIYLETNGTLYKELKQLIKYIDFVAMDFKLPSSTAMAPLWRLHKEFLKIASKKKVFVKAVVTNKTHLADVLEAGRIIEKISKDIIFILQPATPVSTRDKEVSHRKLSEYRHISAERLTNVRVIPQMHKIMGIR
- the queF gene encoding preQ(1) synthase, yielding MKKSSYEGLQKDVRKFKTPEIEVWDNKYSDKDYLVRIETDEFTCICPKTGLPDFAAIKVEYVPDGWCIELKSLKLYFVSYRNIGIFHEHVTNRILDDLVKAAKPRFMRIEMAYKSRGGIKTSTKAEYIRKGYRPNEKY